The sequence below is a genomic window from Campylobacter ornithocola.
TTTTTATGTTCATTAAAGCATTGTTTTAAAAATTTTCTTTCTGTTGAATCTTTGGCATTATAATCAAGAATTTGTGAAATCATATTAGCTTCGTTTTCGCTAACTCTACCATCACTTTTTGCTATTTTTGCTAAAAGTGCTATAACATAATAATTTAGTCTTCTCTTGAAACCATCAATCCTTTCTTCATGATAGCCTTGCTTAAAGCCTTGAGAAAAACTTTTAGCTCCCTTTTTAAAAGAGTCTAAGAGATTATCTTTACCCCATGTTTTATAATACCAATAAAATGCCAAAATTGCCAATACAAGTAAAACAAAAAGCATTTTTATCCTAAATATTCATTAAATTTATCAAAATAAATTGTTTGTAGTTTTGCTAAAGATATCTTAATATCATCTAAAATGAAATCTTTTTCATTTAAATTTCCAATTTTTGTAAAATTAATTCCCATTTCATTTACAAATTTAATAAATTTTTCTTCATTTTTAACACCAAGTATAACTCTTGTTGGACTTTCTTCAAAAATAAAACTTTTGTCTTCAAAATTAGTTTTTACTTCAATACCCAAATTTGCTTTTGCACTCATTTTTGCTAAAGTTATTGCGAGTCCACCTATACCTATGCTATTAGCACAATCAAGCAAATTCATTTCATTTGCTTTTAGCAAGAAATCCCATAGTTTTAATTCTGCTTTAAAATCTATATCTTCAAGTTCTCCTGCTACTTTTTGATCTAGTACTTTAGCAATTAAAGATCCACCAAAATTACCTTTGCTGTCCCCGAGTAAATAAATAGCTCTAGTATCTTTGCTAAAATATGATTTTAAAATATTTTCTGCTTTCTCATTTACCCCAACACAAGCTATGGTTGGGCTTGGAAAAATACTTACTCCATCGGTTTCATTATATAAAGAAACATTGCCACTTACTACAGGAGTATTGAGTTCTTTACAAGCTAGTTTAATACCTTCACAACCTTGTGCAAATTGCCACATTACTTCAGAGTTTTGTGGGTTACCATAGTTTAAACAATCACTAATTGCTAAAGGTCTAGCTCCTGAGCATGCTATTTTTCTACCTGCGCTTGCAACAGCTGCTGCAGCACCTATTTTCGGATTGACATAGTTTAATCTTGAGTTGCATTCAATTGCCATAGAAAGCAAGCAACCATTTTCTTTGATTCTAATGCTATTTGCTCCTAAAGCTCCATCGCTTTTTAAAGTGTTAGTTTGTACACTTGAATCAAATTGCTCATAAATATAAGCTTTATTGCTAACATTTTCATTTGCAAGGAGTTTTTCAAATGCTTCTTGAGTGGGAATGTTAAGTTTAAATTGATAGTTTTTTATTTCATCTAAGTATTTTGGCTTAGCTATAGGTCTATCAAGCATAGGTGCTTTTTCACTTAGTGGTTCAATAGGGATTAAACCAACTAATTCACCATGCCAAAATAGCTCCATTTTACCAGTATCGGTAACTTCACCTATAATAGCTGCATCAAGCCCCCATTTATTAAAAATCTCAATAACTTTTTCTTCATAGCCTTTTTTAGCACAAATTAGCATTCTTTCTTGAGATTCACTTAGCATTAACTCATAAGGAGTCATACCTTCTTCTCTCATAGGAGTTTTATCAAGGTAAAGTTTCATCCCGCTGCCACTGCGTCCTGCCATTTCAAAGGAGCTTGAAGTAAGTCCTGCTGCACCCATGTCTTGAATACCTACTATATAATCAGTCTTAAAAAGTTCTAAACAAGCCTCCATTAATAATTTTTCAGCAAATGGATCGCCAATTTGTACAGTTGGTCTTAAGCTTTTGCTAGATTCATTAAAACTATCACTTGCCATTACAGCCCCGCCAAGTCCATCACGACCTGTTTTTGAACCTACATAAATTACAGGATTTCCTATACCTTCGGCTTTTGCATAAAAAATATCTTCGATTTTACAAGTTCCAAGTGCAAAAGCATTAACCAAGATATTTCCATTAAAACATTCATCAAAAGCACATTCTCCACCTATAGTGGGTACACCCATACAGTTACCATAGTGTGAAATTCCATTTACAACACCTTTGACTAAATATTTTTGATGTTTACCTATTTTTTTATCATGGATATTACCAAATTTTAAAGAATTCATACCCGCAACAACTCTAGCGCCCATAGTAAAAACATCGCGTAAAATTCCACCTACACCAGTAGCTGCTCCTGCAAAAGGCTCTATAAAACTTGGGTGGTTGTGACTTTCTACTTTGAATACTGCAGCCATTCCTTTGCCTATATCAATTACACCAGCATTTTCACCAGGACCTTGGATAACCCAAGGGGCTTTAGTTGGAAAGCCATTAAGATATTTCCTACTTGATTTGTACGAACAATGCTCGCTCCACATAGCAGAAATCACTCCAAGCTCTAGTAAATTAGGCTCTCTGCCTAGTATATTTAAAATTTCTTGATATTCTTCATCGCTAATTTTGTGCTGTTTTACAATTTCTTTATCCATTTTTTCTCCTTTTTACTTACCTAAACAAAAATTACTAAACATTGCATCTAAAATTTCATCTCTTTCAAAATCTTTTGTAAATTGGGCTATTTCTCCTATGGCTAAATTTAACTCAAAAGCAAAAAGCTCTAAAGAACTT
It includes:
- the purL gene encoding phosphoribosylformylglycinamidine synthase subunit PurL gives rise to the protein MDKEIVKQHKISDEEYQEILNILGREPNLLELGVISAMWSEHCSYKSSRKYLNGFPTKAPWVIQGPGENAGVIDIGKGMAAVFKVESHNHPSFIEPFAGAATGVGGILRDVFTMGARVVAGMNSLKFGNIHDKKIGKHQKYLVKGVVNGISHYGNCMGVPTIGGECAFDECFNGNILVNAFALGTCKIEDIFYAKAEGIGNPVIYVGSKTGRDGLGGAVMASDSFNESSKSLRPTVQIGDPFAEKLLMEACLELFKTDYIVGIQDMGAAGLTSSSFEMAGRSGSGMKLYLDKTPMREEGMTPYELMLSESQERMLICAKKGYEEKVIEIFNKWGLDAAIIGEVTDTGKMELFWHGELVGLIPIEPLSEKAPMLDRPIAKPKYLDEIKNYQFKLNIPTQEAFEKLLANENVSNKAYIYEQFDSSVQTNTLKSDGALGANSIRIKENGCLLSMAIECNSRLNYVNPKIGAAAAVASAGRKIACSGARPLAISDCLNYGNPQNSEVMWQFAQGCEGIKLACKELNTPVVSGNVSLYNETDGVSIFPSPTIACVGVNEKAENILKSYFSKDTRAIYLLGDSKGNFGGSLIAKVLDQKVAGELEDIDFKAELKLWDFLLKANEMNLLDCANSIGIGGLAITLAKMSAKANLGIEVKTNFEDKSFIFEESPTRVILGVKNEEKFIKFVNEMGINFTKIGNLNEKDFILDDIKISLAKLQTIYFDKFNEYLG